The proteins below come from a single Argentina anserina chromosome 1, drPotAnse1.1, whole genome shotgun sequence genomic window:
- the LOC126782857 gene encoding myb-related protein 2, with protein sequence MMYHHHHHPHQHQTKNIHTSSSNRMTIPSERHMFLRPEPCPEDSALVLSTDAKPRLKWTPDLHERFIEAVSQLGGADKATPKTVMKLMGIPGLTLYHLKSHLQKYRLSKNLPVHCNSVGTNKIGASAVTVPGERISEVNGTHMNNMSIGPQSNKGLHINETLQMQIEVQRRLHEQLEVQRHLQLRIEAQGKYLQSVLEKAQETLGRQDLGTVGLEAAKVKLSELVSKVSTQCLNSAFTELKDVQGSYPQNPPTDCSMDSCLTSCEGSKKDQEIQNNSRMGLRSYNSSSSRVLLESEETMLQLVDSNMFVSALTKNADQRMFPSEARSGELSMSIELELENWNGSNCNSEERFKARNTDDSFLDHKNNRADSVKVDQPRKVSDGYRGTYLAAKLDLNSHDDTDASSNCKQFDLNGFSWS encoded by the exons ATGATgtaccatcatcatcaccacccGCATCAACACCAGACGAAGAACATCCACACCTCTTCTTCAAACAGGATGACCATTCCTTCTGAACGGCATATGTTTCTGCGGCCGGAACCTTGCCCTGAAGATTCAGCACTCGTCCTTTCAACTGATGCCAAGCCAAGACTAAAATGGACGCCCGATCTCCACGAGCGTTTCATAGAAGCAGTGAGCCAGCTAGGAGGAGCAGACA AGGCTACACCAAAAACAGTAATGAAACTTATGGGAATTCCAGGGCTTACATTATACCACCTAAAGAGTCATCTACAG AAGTATAGGCTTAGCAAGAATCTGCCTGTACACTGTAATAGTGTTGGCACAAACAAAATTG GTGCAAGTGCAGTTACAGTGCCAGGAGAAAGAATATCTGAAGTAAATGGAACTCATATGAACAATATGAGCATCGGACCGCAGTCAAATAA AGGCTTACATATAAATGAAACACTACAAATGCAAATTGAAGTGCAGAGAAGGCTACATGAGCAGCTTGAG GTACAGCGACACTTACAGCTTCGTATCGAAGCTCAAGGAAAGTACCTACAGTCGGTCTTGGAAAAAGCCCAAGAGACCCTAGGAAGACAGGACTTGGGTACTGTGGGACTTGAAGCTGCCAAAGTTAAACTCTCTGAACTGGTATCCAAAGTTTCCACCCAATGCTTGAACTCTGCATTTACAGAGCTCAAAGATGTACAGGGATCGTACCCCCAAAACCCGCCAACCGATTGCTCTATGGACAGCTGCCTAACCTCCTGTGAAGGTTCTAAAAAGGATCAGGAGATTCAAAACAATAGCAGGATGGGACTAAGATCTTATaatagcagcagcagcagggtACTGTTGGAATCAGAAGAGACCATGCTACAACTGGTAGATAGTAACATGTTTGTTTCCGCACTAACCAAAAATGCAGACCAAAGAATGTTTCCTTCAGAAGCAAGGTCTGGTGAGTTATCTATGAGCATCGAGCTTGAGCTAGAAAATTGGAACGGTAGCAACTGCAACTCCGAGGAAAGATTCAAAGCAAGAAACACAGATGACAGCTTCCTGGACCATAAAAACAACAGGGCAGATTCCGTAAAAGTTGATCAGCCTCGGAAAGTTTCCGATGGATATCGCGGGACATATTTAGCAGCAAAACTAGACCTAAATTCCCATGATGATACTGATGCTTCTTCAAATTGCAAACAGTTTGACTTGAATGGTTTTAGCTGGAGCTAA